A single genomic interval of bacterium harbors:
- a CDS encoding diacylglycerol kinase family protein — MRALILVNPHAGNRKGAQFLFALRELSSRLGPEDKLLVEPTRKWNLQEQIGLMAPGMKSLVVVGGDGTVSQVLEACWHLGLSMPVGIVPLGTGNDMARSLGLYEGRPWHPEEVLAYVQGEKTVEVDLWGLGDKLCFSNYSSLGLDAAVVKRFCRIRQWIEARQHMGKRAFYFALYIAVWMSLMAERIPEGTLLSWEDASGGRFEKLVGGARVLALTNTPYYAAGALMEPRASLGDGLLEVTIFSHMRHYVELMATRARPFAKLGLQDHWWRVKARRLEIRLPRKSPVQADGEDLSSRLGTAENLQVERKGQVRVLIR, encoded by the coding sequence ATGAGGGCCCTGATTCTGGTAAATCCGCACGCCGGCAACAGAAAAGGAGCCCAGTTCCTCTTTGCCTTGAGGGAGCTGAGTTCCAGACTGGGACCTGAGGACAAGTTGCTTGTGGAGCCCACCAGAAAGTGGAACCTGCAGGAACAGATAGGTCTCATGGCACCCGGAATGAAGAGCCTGGTGGTGGTAGGGGGGGATGGAACGGTGAGCCAGGTGCTGGAGGCCTGTTGGCATTTGGGGCTGTCCATGCCTGTGGGGATCGTGCCGCTGGGAACCGGAAACGACATGGCCAGAAGTCTGGGTCTTTATGAAGGAAGACCGTGGCATCCAGAAGAGGTTCTGGCCTATGTGCAAGGGGAAAAGACCGTTGAGGTGGATCTTTGGGGCCTTGGGGACAAGCTCTGTTTCAGCAATTACTCCAGCCTGGGGCTAGATGCAGCCGTGGTAAAGAGATTCTGCCGCATCCGCCAATGGATAGAGGCCAGGCAGCACATGGGCAAGAGGGCCTTTTACTTTGCCTTGTACATAGCCGTATGGATGAGTCTCATGGCAGAGCGCATACCTGAGGGCACGCTATTGAGCTGGGAGGATGCCTCTGGAGGAAGATTTGAGAAATTGGTGGGTGGGGCAAGGGTGCTGGCTCTTACAAACACCCCCTATTACGCTGCAGGCGCTCTCATGGAGCCCAGGGCCAGCCTGGGTGATGGGCTCTTGGAGGTGACCATTTTCAGCCACATGCGTCACTATGTGGAGCTCATGGCCACCCGGGCCAGACCCTTTGCCAAGCTCGGCCTGCAAGATCACTGGTGGAGGGTAAAAGCCAGGAGGTTGGAGATCCGGCTACCAAGAAAGAGCCCTGTGCAGGCCGACGGCGAGGATCTAAGCTCGAGGCTTGGCACAGCAGAGAATCTGCAAGTGGAAAGAAAGGGACAGGTCAGGGTTTTGATTCGATAG
- a CDS encoding hemolysin family protein, which yields MQELFLALATVMAISFFCSLCEAVLYSVPYSYVELLASKGNRSGRLLRAMRENISKPVSAILTLDTLGDTVGSAFVGALAVSVLGGGWLPFFSAIYAAGILFFSKVVPKTLGVRYARGLARPLVWPLEILTWILWPVTVASELLTRWMGQSKDRRISVEELQLMARLGRKSGVLRSMEEVVIKNILSLRNVTARQIMTPRTVVFALCKDLSLKEAKEASPLWPWPHSRVPLHQGELDSIVGLVHRRDVLVALAEGAEEKLLSDFLRPVHMVPEMASADILLQQFIERREHLFVVVDEFGGVAGVVTLEDVLESILGQEIVDESDLSVDLQKEARQRGKSILEGPKSNRGGS from the coding sequence ATGCAAGAGCTTTTTCTCGCCTTGGCGACGGTCATGGCTATTTCCTTTTTCTGTTCCCTTTGCGAGGCCGTTCTTTACTCCGTGCCTTACTCATACGTAGAGCTATTGGCCAGCAAAGGAAACAGGTCAGGGAGACTGCTTCGGGCCATGAGGGAGAATATCTCAAAGCCGGTTTCGGCCATCCTGACCCTGGATACCTTGGGCGACACCGTGGGTTCTGCCTTTGTGGGGGCACTGGCCGTCTCGGTGCTGGGGGGGGGATGGCTGCCGTTTTTCTCTGCAATATATGCCGCAGGGATTCTCTTTTTTTCCAAGGTTGTACCAAAGACCCTGGGGGTGAGGTACGCGAGGGGTTTGGCAAGGCCATTGGTATGGCCATTGGAAATACTGACCTGGATCCTTTGGCCTGTTACTGTTGCCAGCGAGCTGTTGACCAGGTGGATGGGACAGTCCAAGGACAGGAGAATATCGGTGGAGGAACTCCAGCTCATGGCTAGACTGGGGCGCAAGTCAGGAGTTTTGAGGAGCATGGAGGAGGTTGTCATAAAGAACATCCTGAGCCTCAGAAACGTGACCGCCAGACAAATTATGACGCCGCGCACCGTAGTTTTTGCCCTCTGCAAGGACTTGAGCCTCAAAGAGGCTAAAGAGGCATCCCCCTTGTGGCCCTGGCCTCATAGCAGGGTGCCTTTGCACCAGGGGGAGTTGGATAGCATAGTTGGGCTGGTCCACAGGAGGGATGTGCTGGTCGCACTTGCAGAAGGGGCAGAAGAGAAACTGCTTTCGGACTTCCTCAGGCCGGTTCACATGGTGCCGGAAATGGCCAGCGCCGACATACTGTTGCAACAGTTCATAGAACGCAGGGAACACCTTTTTGTTGTGGTAGACGAGTTCGGGGGTGTGGCAGGAGTGGTCACATTGGAGGATGTGTTGGAAAGCATCTTGGGCCAAGAGATAGTTGATGAGTCTGATCTCTCGGTGGATCTACAGAAAGAAGCCAGACAGCGTGGGAAAAGCATTCTGGAAGGACCCAAGAGTAACAGAGGTGGGAGTTGA
- the thrC gene encoding threonine synthase, whose product MDQIRYYSTAGKAPLVSFSEALFQGQAPDGGLYMPEKIPRWTRKEIWSLRGKSYSQVAFEVLRRFLKADMPEEVLWNITQEAYDFPVPVERVVHRRYLLRLDRGPTASFKDFAARFLARAMQYLGLERQEKRIILVATSGDTGSAIANAFHGLEGLSVVVLYPRGEVSLRQAKQMNTLGGNVVAVAAEAKFDQLQAMAMKAFEDPDLVPLRLTSANSINWGRLMPQVGYHMYGYLCVAEDPQDRIIDSVASGNFGNVTADFLAMRMGKPVEKIVVATNENDEFPAFMETGLYRPVRPSKACLSNAMNVGNPSNMRRIFDLYGGRVDRDGNISRMPDMNALRRDSTAISISDHLTRLTIKRAYEEYGVLLEPHGAVAWAALNRYLWEKELNTLALATETAHPAKFPEVLQDLGIKVEPPPCMADLEQRPSREIKLSADYQELKELLLSLK is encoded by the coding sequence ATGGATCAGATACGCTACTACAGTACCGCAGGCAAAGCACCCCTTGTGAGCTTCAGTGAGGCCCTCTTCCAGGGCCAGGCCCCGGATGGAGGCCTATACATGCCAGAGAAAATTCCCAGGTGGACCAGGAAGGAGATCTGGTCCCTGAGGGGAAAATCTTACAGCCAGGTGGCCTTCGAGGTGCTCAGAAGATTCCTTAAGGCTGACATGCCCGAAGAAGTCTTGTGGAACATAACCCAGGAGGCGTACGATTTCCCTGTTCCTGTGGAGAGGGTTGTGCACAGACGCTATCTGCTCAGGCTGGACAGAGGACCCACAGCCTCTTTCAAGGATTTTGCCGCCAGGTTTCTGGCCAGAGCCATGCAATACCTGGGGCTGGAGAGGCAGGAAAAAAGAATCATCCTGGTGGCTACATCAGGAGACACCGGCAGCGCCATAGCCAACGCCTTCCATGGCCTTGAAGGCCTGAGTGTGGTGGTGCTCTATCCCAGAGGGGAGGTCAGCCTAAGGCAGGCAAAACAGATGAACACCTTGGGGGGGAATGTGGTGGCCGTGGCGGCAGAGGCCAAGTTCGATCAGCTTCAGGCCATGGCCATGAAGGCCTTCGAAGACCCAGACCTGGTACCCCTGAGGCTTACTTCGGCCAATTCCATAAACTGGGGGAGGCTCATGCCCCAGGTGGGCTATCATATGTATGGATATCTCTGTGTGGCAGAGGACCCCCAGGATCGCATCATTGATTCGGTGGCCTCGGGCAACTTCGGCAATGTAACAGCGGATTTTCTGGCCATGCGCATGGGAAAGCCTGTGGAGAAGATCGTGGTGGCCACCAATGAAAACGATGAGTTCCCGGCATTCATGGAAACCGGGCTTTACAGGCCCGTAAGGCCATCCAAGGCCTGCCTGTCCAATGCCATGAACGTGGGTAATCCCAGCAACATGCGGAGGATATTTGATCTGTACGGAGGGCGGGTTGACAGGGATGGGAACATCTCTCGAATGCCCGACATGAATGCTCTTCGCCGTGACTCAACGGCCATCTCCATCTCTGATCACCTCACAAGGCTTACCATCAAGAGGGCTTATGAGGAATACGGGGTGTTGCTGGAACCCCACGGAGCAGTGGCCTGGGCGGCCCTCAACAGATACCTCTGGGAAAAAGAATTAAACACCTTGGCCCTGGCCACTGAGACAGCCCATCCCGCCAAGTTCCCGGAGGTTCTCCAGGATCTGGGCATAAAAGTGGAGCCGCCTCCTTGCATGGCAGATCTGGAGCAAAGGCCTTCCAGGGAAATAAAGCTTTCGGCCGATTACCAGGAGTTGAAGGAGCTTTTGCTTTCCCTCAAGTGA
- a CDS encoding MBL fold metallo-hydrolase has product MEVRFWGTRGSIAAPGPDTVRFGGNTTCVEVLLEGGERLILDAGSGIRPLGLALSQEEGPVDCHILITHIHWDHIMGFPFFAPVYVEGTRIKIDGCRRAMEGLRMTLNKGMVDGVFPVEFDSLSKRIENLSRLSHGALEIGSAVVEGIELRHPQGGMGFRIREGRKTLVFLTDNELTSHPMNGRSQADYVSFCRGADLLIHDAQYLPVEMEAKRGWGHSDCVSAVDLALEAQVGRLLLTHHDPDRTDQGVDMLVAMAVAHAREKGSGLQMEGAKEGQVVKI; this is encoded by the coding sequence ATGGAAGTGCGTTTCTGGGGGACAAGGGGTTCCATAGCAGCACCTGGACCTGACACTGTGAGATTCGGAGGCAACACCACCTGTGTGGAGGTCCTTTTGGAGGGGGGGGAGAGGCTGATCCTGGATGCCGGATCCGGGATTAGGCCTCTGGGCCTGGCGCTTTCCCAAGAAGAGGGTCCCGTGGATTGCCACATCCTGATAACCCATATTCACTGGGATCACATCATGGGTTTTCCCTTTTTCGCTCCGGTGTATGTTGAGGGCACCCGCATTAAGATAGACGGGTGCAGGAGAGCCATGGAAGGCCTTCGCATGACTCTCAACAAGGGAATGGTGGATGGAGTCTTTCCTGTGGAGTTTGATTCTTTGAGTAAACGCATAGAAAATCTCTCCAGGCTGAGCCACGGTGCCTTGGAAATCGGCTCAGCCGTGGTGGAAGGCATTGAACTGAGGCATCCCCAAGGCGGCATGGGATTCAGGATCAGGGAGGGGAGAAAAACACTGGTATTTCTCACGGACAACGAGCTCACCAGCCATCCCATGAACGGGCGTTCCCAAGCCGATTACGTGAGTTTCTGCCGCGGAGCCGATCTGCTGATACATGATGCCCAGTACCTGCCTGTGGAAATGGAAGCCAAGAGGGGCTGGGGCCACTCAGACTGTGTCTCCGCAGTGGATCTGGCCCTGGAGGCCCAAGTGGGCAGACTTCTTCTGACCCACCACGACCCTGATCGTACGGATCAAGGTGTGGACATGCTGGTGGCTATGGCCGTGGCCCACGCCCGTGAAAAGGGATCCGGGCTCCAGATGGAGGGAGCCAAAGAAGGGCAAGTTGTAAAGATCTGA
- a CDS encoding HD domain-containing phosphohydrolase, with amino-acid sequence MYPTLLVESGLFQGSRYLIYASFRIGRHPDNDLQLTDQNISRFHAIIEPKQGGLVLRDLGSRNGTFVNDQRVEEAWLQPGDQIRIGKIRMRLTEEPPAQRPRAHPTATMVLQDQLTARIKARTLSGVKTPWDTEPKDPAIALQLSRLQALYQTNIMLSHEKDLNGVFQRLLEQILQVLDADRAVVMMLDPLTKELQLRLSLARPQLGQLGDLLVSQTIVKQVLQDGAGLLIEDTLSQQPCKEAQIPGFQSIKSALCVPLLDRGQTMGVLYVDVLRKKRSFSQDDLQLLTAMAAPTSVQIRNIQFMEQIQQAYLDTLSVLANAIEARDHYTVGHTWRVTRMALAMVDHMGCDAQKRKYTEMGGILHDVGKIAVEDSILRKTGPLSPEEYQKMQLHPEHGARMLKDVEFLKPVVPYVLFHQERWDGKGYPFGLARDDVPWEGRLLAVCDAFDAMTSHRPYRQSMEPREAVVELKKYRGRQFDPQMVDLFLEVWAKGEVARILQDYAKGEGSVPCPFCSTHIPLGEDPKEGTFLECPVCTRTAVVLREGHGWRADLA; translated from the coding sequence GTGTATCCAACCCTGCTTGTGGAGTCAGGGCTGTTTCAGGGATCCCGGTATCTGATTTATGCCTCCTTCCGTATAGGCAGACACCCGGACAACGACCTTCAGCTCACAGATCAAAACATATCACGCTTCCACGCCATAATAGAACCCAAACAGGGAGGCCTTGTGCTCAGGGACCTGGGGAGCCGAAACGGCACCTTTGTCAATGACCAGAGGGTAGAGGAAGCCTGGCTGCAGCCCGGAGACCAGATCCGCATCGGAAAAATAAGGATGCGCCTCACCGAGGAGCCGCCTGCACAGAGGCCAAGAGCGCATCCCACAGCCACCATGGTCTTGCAAGATCAGCTCACAGCAAGGATCAAGGCCCGAACCCTCTCTGGTGTGAAGACCCCCTGGGATACTGAGCCCAAAGACCCGGCCATAGCCCTACAGCTCTCAAGGCTTCAGGCCCTCTATCAGACCAATATAATGCTGAGCCACGAAAAAGACCTAAATGGGGTTTTCCAGAGGCTGCTGGAACAAATTCTCCAGGTGCTGGATGCGGACAGGGCTGTTGTCATGATGCTGGATCCCCTCACCAAGGAGCTACAGTTGCGCCTGTCCCTGGCACGCCCGCAACTGGGGCAGTTGGGAGACTTGCTTGTAAGCCAGACCATAGTCAAGCAGGTTCTCCAGGACGGTGCAGGTCTTCTCATAGAGGACACCTTGAGCCAGCAGCCTTGCAAAGAGGCCCAGATCCCCGGTTTTCAGAGCATCAAGTCAGCTCTTTGTGTGCCTCTTTTGGACAGGGGACAGACCATGGGGGTCCTTTACGTGGATGTGCTCAGAAAGAAACGTTCCTTCTCCCAGGATGATCTTCAGCTTCTCACGGCAATGGCCGCCCCCACCTCGGTCCAGATAAGGAACATACAGTTCATGGAACAGATCCAGCAGGCCTATTTGGACACCCTGTCTGTCCTGGCCAATGCCATAGAGGCCAGGGATCATTACACGGTGGGGCACACCTGGAGGGTGACCCGCATGGCCTTGGCCATGGTGGATCATATGGGTTGTGATGCCCAGAAGCGCAAATACACTGAGATGGGAGGCATTCTTCACGACGTGGGTAAGATAGCGGTGGAGGACTCCATTCTCAGAAAAACAGGTCCCTTGAGCCCAGAGGAGTATCAGAAGATGCAGCTTCATCCTGAGCATGGAGCCAGAATGCTCAAGGACGTGGAGTTCTTGAAACCCGTTGTGCCGTACGTGCTTTTCCATCAGGAAAGGTGGGACGGCAAGGGATATCCCTTCGGACTTGCCCGAGACGATGTGCCTTGGGAGGGAAGACTGCTGGCCGTGTGCGACGCCTTTGATGCCATGACCAGCCACAGGCCTTACAGGCAAAGCATGGAGCCCAGGGAGGCTGTTGTGGAGCTGAAAAAGTACAGAGGACGACAGTTTGATCCCCAGATGGTGGATCTTTTCTTGGAGGTTTGGGCCAAGGGCGAGGTGGCCCGGATTCTTCAGGATTATGCTAAAGGCGAGGGGTCCGTGCCCTGCCCCTTCTGCAGCACACACATTCCCCTGGGGGAAGATCCCAAGGAGGGAACCTTCCTGGAGTGCCCGGTGTGTACCAGGACCGCCGTGGTGTTGAGGGAAGGGCACGGCTGGAGGGCTGATCTGGCCTGA
- a CDS encoding GNAT family N-acetyltransferase — protein sequence MPVSWPVLYRQRSVTLERALEKVRRGSKVFLATACAEPQFLVQGLLDRADQLHDVQLLHFITLGDAPYTDKRFDTRFRHNAFFVGPSTRDPINQGRADYTPVFISEIPGLFRRAIVSIDVALIQVSPPDAHGFVSLGVSVDIVKAAVESARVVIAQVNRAMPRTMGDTFIHISKIHQLVEQDCPLIQFQYPPLDQVEEQVARNVARLVHDGDTIHVGMGHIPHGVLSFLKDRKDLGVHTEVVSDQFVELIQSGCITGEKKSLYPGKIVCSFCVGTRRIYDYVHENPLFMFLPADVVYNPLVIAKNQNMVSIVSAQEVDLSGQVCSESRGFHFYSGLGGRLDFIRGAAMSQGGRSIVALTSTSADGSYSRIVPYLQEGAGVVATRGDVKYVVTEYGIAYLHGKSIRERAMALINIAHPKFRKELLEEAKRRSYVYQDQILVETETFDYPEEETRELLKDGSVVTIRPIKPTDEPLLQDFFYSHSDDTIYRRYFRAVRAMPHSTAQTLVNLDYRSRMAFVATVGEIGLEKIVGVARYAQEKEDPQMVEVAYTIHDSYQGKGLGKLLQNRLEDYARRMNFKGVSGYLFQDNMPMIKLFSSKGAYHKERIEGGVLRVWRYFQEQEGSHMGQEAATKKG from the coding sequence ATGCCTGTTTCTTGGCCAGTTCTGTACCGCCAAAGAAGTGTGACTCTGGAGCGAGCACTGGAGAAGGTCAGGCGCGGCTCAAAGGTTTTTCTCGCAACAGCCTGCGCCGAGCCCCAATTCCTGGTCCAGGGACTGCTGGACAGGGCTGACCAGCTTCACGATGTGCAGCTTCTCCACTTCATCACCTTGGGAGATGCTCCCTATACGGATAAGAGGTTCGACACCAGGTTCCGTCACAACGCCTTTTTTGTGGGTCCCTCCACCCGAGACCCCATAAACCAGGGAAGGGCAGATTACACACCTGTTTTTATTTCAGAGATCCCAGGGCTCTTTCGCAGGGCAATAGTATCCATAGACGTGGCACTCATCCAGGTCTCCCCGCCCGATGCCCACGGCTTCGTGAGTCTGGGGGTCTCTGTGGACATAGTCAAGGCTGCGGTGGAATCAGCCAGGGTGGTCATAGCTCAGGTCAACAGGGCCATGCCCAGAACCATGGGGGACACCTTCATTCACATCTCCAAGATTCACCAACTCGTGGAGCAGGACTGCCCCCTGATCCAGTTCCAGTATCCGCCCCTCGACCAGGTGGAAGAGCAGGTGGCCAGAAACGTGGCCCGCCTTGTGCATGATGGAGATACCATCCATGTGGGTATGGGGCACATCCCTCACGGGGTATTGTCTTTTCTCAAAGACAGGAAAGATCTCGGAGTGCACACAGAGGTGGTCTCGGACCAATTCGTGGAGCTGATTCAGTCTGGTTGCATCACAGGGGAGAAGAAAAGCCTCTATCCCGGCAAAATAGTCTGCAGCTTCTGTGTGGGCACCAGGCGTATCTACGACTATGTCCACGAAAATCCCCTCTTCATGTTTCTTCCAGCAGACGTGGTGTACAATCCCCTGGTGATAGCAAAAAACCAAAACATGGTTTCCATAGTAAGCGCTCAGGAGGTGGACCTGAGCGGTCAGGTCTGCTCGGAGTCCAGGGGCTTTCATTTTTATAGCGGATTGGGGGGCCGTCTGGATTTCATTCGGGGTGCTGCCATGTCCCAGGGGGGCAGATCCATAGTGGCATTGACATCAACCAGTGCTGATGGTTCTTATTCGCGCATCGTGCCTTACCTGCAGGAAGGAGCAGGTGTGGTGGCCACCCGCGGGGACGTGAAATATGTTGTGACAGAGTACGGCATTGCATATCTTCACGGCAAGTCCATAAGGGAGAGGGCCATGGCTCTAATAAACATAGCCCACCCCAAATTCAGGAAGGAGCTTCTGGAGGAGGCCAAGCGCAGGTCATATGTTTATCAGGATCAGATCCTGGTGGAGACAGAGACCTTCGACTACCCTGAGGAGGAAACCAGGGAGTTGCTCAAAGACGGCTCGGTGGTGACCATCAGGCCCATCAAACCCACAGACGAGCCTTTGCTTCAGGATTTCTTCTACTCCCACTCTGATGACACCATCTACAGGCGCTACTTCAGGGCTGTCAGGGCAATGCCCCACTCCACTGCCCAGACACTGGTGAACCTGGATTACAGGTCGCGCATGGCCTTTGTGGCCACTGTGGGAGAGATTGGTCTGGAGAAAATAGTGGGTGTTGCCAGATATGCCCAGGAAAAAGAGGATCCACAAATGGTGGAGGTGGCTTACACCATCCATGATTCTTATCAGGGCAAGGGTCTGGGAAAACTGCTTCAAAATCGGCTGGAGGATTATGCCAGGAGAATGAATTTCAAGGGGGTTTCGGGATATCTCTTCCAAGACAACATGCCCATGATAAAGCTCTTCTCCAGCAAGGGGGCCTATCACAAGGAGCGCATCGAGGGAGGAGTCTTGAGGGTCTGGCGTTATTTCCAGGAGCAGGAAGGATCTCATATGGGCCAGGAGGCCGCAACAAAGAAAGGATGA
- a CDS encoding pyridoxamine 5'-phosphate oxidase family protein, which translates to MRRAQCEIRDPEEIVRILNRCRIGRLATLDQEGYPYITPVNFVFHKGCVYFHCAPQGEKLENMARDARVCFEVDEPLAYLEVAFNPQKSPCRTHQLYRCVIIRGTARVVPDGELKTEVLNALVAKHEGEKKFQEITQDLAAYKACKVVEVRPERISGKADLLQGKPKELKEQVASHLMGRGLPGDLEAVRAMGLDTSLPEKPA; encoded by the coding sequence ATGCGCCGGGCTCAATGTGAGATAAGAGATCCAGAAGAAATAGTGCGGATCCTAAACAGGTGCAGGATAGGCCGATTGGCCACCCTGGACCAAGAAGGCTATCCTTATATAACCCCGGTGAACTTCGTCTTCCACAAGGGTTGTGTATACTTCCACTGCGCTCCCCAAGGGGAGAAGTTGGAAAATATGGCCAGAGATGCCAGGGTCTGTTTTGAGGTGGACGAGCCCTTGGCATATTTGGAGGTTGCCTTCAACCCACAGAAGAGTCCATGCAGGACACATCAGCTCTACCGCTGTGTGATCATTCGTGGAACAGCCCGGGTTGTGCCAGACGGAGAACTCAAAACAGAGGTGCTCAATGCCCTGGTGGCCAAGCACGAGGGAGAAAAGAAGTTTCAAGAAATTACTCAGGACTTGGCTGCCTATAAGGCCTGCAAGGTTGTGGAGGTAAGGCCAGAGAGAATCAGCGGCAAAGCTGATCTCTTGCAGGGAAAGCCCAAGGAACTCAAGGAACAAGTAGCCTCTCACCTGATGGGAAGGGGCTTGCCAGGGGATCTTGAGGCCGTGAGGGCCATGGGCCTGGATACGTCTCTTCCAGAGAAACCCGCCTAA
- a CDS encoding heterodisulfide reductase-related iron-sulfur binding cluster has protein sequence MVKGNGAIRYYPGCSLESSAREMGESFMEVASMLGLEMLPLEDWSCCGSTPAHSTHPRWALLLAARNLLLAEEQGAEELMVMCPSCYVRLRQAEREILEHEQKALEVEQALGRRYQGKVRLRFFLEVLERIGLEGLRGLVKRPLNGLRAALYYGCLLSRPEWITGFDVAPYERFLEDLVRTLGAEVVSWPYAKQCCGASLAVTKPETSDRLVDRIRHYAIRAKAQCLVVFCSLCQMNLEMRGKQTPELPVLYITELLGLAAGSPKAEKWLGKHLVDPRPLLRSLEAQKGA, from the coding sequence ATGGTAAAGGGTAATGGGGCTATTAGGTATTATCCTGGTTGCTCGCTGGAATCTAGCGCAAGGGAGATGGGTGAGTCCTTCATGGAAGTTGCCTCTATGCTGGGCTTGGAGATGCTCCCCCTGGAGGATTGGAGCTGCTGCGGCTCCACTCCGGCTCATTCAACACATCCCCGCTGGGCGCTTCTTCTTGCGGCCAGAAATCTTCTTTTGGCCGAGGAGCAAGGGGCTGAGGAACTCATGGTGATGTGCCCCAGCTGTTATGTGCGGCTGAGACAGGCCGAAAGGGAGATACTGGAACATGAGCAAAAGGCCCTGGAGGTGGAACAGGCTTTGGGCCGCCGATATCAAGGGAAGGTCAGGCTGCGTTTTTTCCTGGAGGTGCTCGAGAGGATAGGTCTGGAAGGGCTCAGAGGGCTTGTGAAAAGACCTCTTAATGGACTGAGGGCCGCCCTGTATTACGGATGCTTGCTCAGCCGTCCCGAGTGGATAACCGGTTTTGACGTGGCTCCCTATGAGAGATTCCTGGAAGATCTGGTGCGCACATTGGGGGCTGAGGTGGTGTCCTGGCCCTATGCCAAGCAATGCTGCGGAGCCAGTCTGGCCGTGACCAAGCCCGAGACCTCAGATCGGCTGGTGGACAGAATCAGACATTACGCCATCAGGGCCAAGGCCCAATGCCTGGTGGTTTTTTGCTCCCTGTGTCAGATGAACCTGGAAATGAGAGGAAAACAAACTCCTGAACTTCCTGTGCTTTACATAACAGAACTCTTGGGCTTGGCCGCAGGCTCCCCCAAGGCTGAGAAGTGGCTTGGCAAGCACCTTGTGGACCCAAGGCCCCTTTTGAGATCCCTGGAGGCTCAAAAGGGGGCTTGA
- a CDS encoding 4Fe-4S dicluster domain-containing protein — protein MSKVILVVQRGSVMQVDPDFREEVQRRSGRRFDGCFQCLTCAGGCPVVEDMDYHPTQVVRLVEFGQKQKVLQSRAIWMCVGCHACVSQCPNRVHIPALMDTLREMALESGVEPPEGRISDFHKMFLEELRKRGRIYELGLGVKYKLRTGTVFQDFINGVRLIWKGRFKVLPERVRRLSELRKIMGVGNGKG, from the coding sequence ATGAGTAAGGTTATACTAGTGGTGCAAAGGGGAAGTGTCATGCAGGTGGATCCGGATTTCAGAGAGGAAGTCCAGCGCCGCAGCGGCAGGCGTTTCGATGGGTGTTTCCAGTGTTTGACCTGCGCCGGAGGCTGTCCGGTTGTGGAGGACATGGACTACCATCCAACCCAGGTGGTGAGGCTGGTGGAATTTGGACAAAAACAGAAGGTTCTCCAGAGTCGTGCCATCTGGATGTGCGTGGGTTGCCATGCTTGTGTCTCCCAGTGTCCCAACAGGGTGCATATCCCGGCTCTCATGGACACACTCAGGGAGATGGCCTTGGAAAGCGGGGTGGAGCCGCCAGAGGGCCGCATTTCGGATTTTCACAAGATGTTTCTGGAAGAGTTGAGGAAAAGGGGCAGAATCTATGAGCTGGGCCTGGGGGTGAAATACAAGCTTAGAACGGGCACTGTTTTCCAGGATTTCATCAACGGCGTCAGACTTATCTGGAAAGGGCGTTTCAAGGTGCTACCCGAAAGGGTGAGAAGGCTCTCTGAGCTCAGAAAGATCATGGGGGTTGGAAATGGTAAAGGGTAA
- a CDS encoding molecular chaperone TorD family protein produces the protein MNRELLREATEWRLISLLFTPPEKGWKKEITALASEVQDQQLKNAAIAACQEGDEALYHTLLGPGGMLSPRAVGHGPGMVPGKMLAQLKGFYEAFAYSPSLKEPPDHVAVMTDFVAYLRLKQALGDPKQAHTAARASMEFIREHLRSLADSLAEAVEQCQLRYLSLATKALLGRVAGVQGRNLDMKTP, from the coding sequence ATGAACAGAGAACTCCTTCGGGAAGCCACCGAGTGGCGTCTCATAAGCCTGCTTTTTACTCCTCCGGAAAAGGGCTGGAAAAAGGAGATAACTGCCTTGGCCTCTGAGGTGCAAGACCAGCAGCTCAAGAATGCTGCCATAGCAGCCTGTCAGGAAGGGGATGAGGCGCTCTACCATACCCTTTTGGGCCCGGGCGGGATGCTGAGCCCCAGGGCAGTGGGCCATGGCCCTGGAATGGTGCCGGGGAAGATGCTGGCCCAACTGAAAGGATTTTATGAGGCCTTTGCCTATAGCCCCTCGCTGAAGGAGCCTCCGGATCATGTGGCGGTCATGACCGACTTCGTAGCCTATCTCAGGCTCAAACAGGCCTTGGGAGATCCAAAACAGGCACACACAGCGGCCAGGGCCAGCATGGAGTTTATTCGGGAGCATCTGAGATCTCTGGCTGACTCCCTGGCCGAGGCTGTGGAACAGTGCCAATTGAGATACCTGAGCCTTGCAACAAAGGCATTGCTTGGGAGGGTGGCCGGGGTTCAAGGGAGAAATCTTGATATGAAAACCCCGTAG